A stretch of Henckelia pumila isolate YLH828 chromosome 4, ASM3356847v2, whole genome shotgun sequence DNA encodes these proteins:
- the LOC140863000 gene encoding protein IQ-DOMAIN 24-like yields the protein MGKTGKWLRSLLGSKKSPECAPAKEKKKGKWALSRPAEHSAKLKNGEEALAIPFAEGLDANKHAIAVAAATAAVAEAALAAAQAAAEVVRLTSGSGSGRSSALYGNIDRRRVAAAVKIQSAFRAYLAKRALRALKGLVKLQALVRGHIVRKQSANMLKRMQAMARIQARATAHRAYVSESSVSSMKYSNAPHPGVMNQRKYEHRLNNSKHEGSFLQQYNTRSRTGNYLNKETSRLASNHNWLDQWMEQCTLNNRFDTSFATRLGEDERIDKILEIDTWKPHQNTRRTSQAFSTSQNHSSWNHDTGQEYSKSGSFSKHSTKLQKPNPSISSEEVSSAISPNFTPESDQLAAWTAESSPKFHSMSSRVNGNPRGTFTPTKSECSRSVFGDYLGHPSYMANTESSRAKVRSQSVPKQRMHFEELGMNQKFVRHLWESDVYSDKGSTLPTNYMTNTYLNSGQKRQGSRGGAVGFNSTYGHKL from the exons ATGGGCAAGACCGGTAAGTGGCTTCGCTCTCTTTTAGGCTCCAAAAAGTCGCCGGAATGTGCGCCGGCGAAGGAGAAGAAGAAGGGGAAATGGGCTCTCTCGAGACCTGCTGAGCATTCTGCTAAGTTGAAGAATGGGGAGGAGGCCTTGGCGATCCCGTTTGCTGAGGGATTGGATGCTAACAAGCATGCCATAGCGGTGGCGGCGGCTACTGCGGCCGTGGCGGAGGCGGCTCTTGCTGCGGCTCAGGCAGCGGCGGAAGTGGTTAGGTTGACTAGTGGTAGTGGGAGTGGCAGAAGCTCAGCTCTGTATGGCAACATTGACCGGAGGCGCGTGGCGGCGGCTGTCAAGATTCAGTCGGCCTTCCGAGCTTATTTG GCTAAGAGGGCATTGCGAGCACTCAAGGGACTGGTGAAGCTTCAAGCCTTGGTTAGAGGACATATTGTCAGAAAACAAAGTGCGAATATGCTCAAGCGCATGCAAGCAATGGCTCGAATCCAGGCTCGAGCCACTGCACATCGAGCTTACGTGTCTGAGTCGTCTGTGTCCAGTATGAAGTACTCCAATGCTCCACATCCA GGAGTAATGAATCAAAGAAAGTATGAACACAGACTGAATAATTCGAAACACGAGGGATCGTTCCTTCAG CAATACAATACAAGATCGCGGACTGGTAACTATCTCAACAAGGAGACCTCTCGTTTAGCTTCTAATCATAACTGGCTAGATCAATGGATGGAACAATGCACCTTGAACAACCGTTTCGACACGTCCTTTGCAACTAGGCTAGGTGAAGACGAGAGAATTGACAAGATTCTTGAAATAGATACGTGGAAACCCCACCAGAATACCAGAAGAACTAGCCAAGCCTTCTCCACTTCACAAAATCACTCATCTTGGAACCACGACACAGGACAAGAATACTCAAAATCCGGCTCGTTCTCAAAACATTCAACCAAACTTCAGAAACCGAATCCTAGTATATCTTCGGAGGAAGTCTCGTCCGCAATATCACCAAACTTCACTCCAGAAAGCGATCAACTTGCAGCATGGACTGCCGAGAGTAGTCCCAAGTTTCATTCTATGTCGTCTAGGGTAAATGGAAACCCAAGAGGGACTTTCACACCAACGAAAAGTGAATGCTCTAGAAGTGTGTTCGGTGATTACCTTGGCCACCCTAGTTACATGGCCAACACAGAATCATCCCGGGCTAAAGTTAGGTCTCAGAGCGTGCCTAAGCAGAGGATGCATTTTGAGGAACTAGGCATGAACCAGAAGTTTGTTCGTCATCTATGGGAATCGGATGTCTATTCTGATAAGGGTTCAACCCTACCAACAAACTACATGACCAACACTTACCTAAACTCGGGTCAAAAGAGGCAAGGTTCTCGTGGTGGTGCTGTCGGTTTTAATTCGACCTATGGGCACAAGCTATAG